A DNA window from Luteolibacter luteus contains the following coding sequences:
- a CDS encoding protein-disulfide reductase DsbD domain-containing protein encodes MKPLLALALAFFPLALMAADEKPLKGIDIDLVSENAAIAKGQPFTVGVKIHHHEGFHTYWQNPGIAGIPVKLQWELPEGFSAGPIQWPYPEKTLMAVHPVHGFERDVMLLVEITPPAELPSPRVALKATASWMACADGCYPGRKLLSCEIPVAEEPKTDETLASSFQKARQELPRPLQGWSTELLSAPDAEEIRFRVTPATGNAADPGELYFFSSDGQISSDPPQRVVKTDGGYEITAERSPYGPKNKASLPGVLISSTGFTKDGAKFATIEPGVTGEASEKEAGAAAAPPKCECEKE; translated from the coding sequence ATGAAGCCGCTGCTTGCCCTCGCCCTCGCCTTCTTCCCCCTCGCCCTGATGGCCGCGGACGAGAAGCCGTTGAAGGGGATCGACATCGATCTGGTCTCCGAAAACGCGGCGATCGCGAAGGGTCAGCCGTTCACCGTGGGGGTGAAAATCCATCACCACGAAGGCTTCCACACCTACTGGCAGAACCCGGGGATCGCCGGGATCCCGGTGAAGCTGCAGTGGGAGCTACCCGAGGGATTTTCCGCGGGGCCGATTCAGTGGCCCTACCCGGAGAAAACGCTGATGGCGGTTCATCCGGTGCATGGCTTCGAGCGGGACGTCATGCTGCTGGTGGAAATCACGCCCCCCGCAGAACTCCCCTCCCCCCGTGTGGCACTGAAGGCCACGGCATCGTGGATGGCTTGTGCAGATGGCTGCTACCCGGGGAGAAAGCTGCTTTCCTGTGAGATCCCGGTGGCCGAGGAGCCGAAGACCGATGAAACACTGGCGAGCTCTTTCCAAAAGGCCCGCCAAGAGCTGCCCCGGCCGCTGCAGGGCTGGAGCACCGAACTGCTTTCCGCTCCTGATGCCGAAGAAATCCGCTTCCGCGTGACTCCGGCCACTGGAAACGCAGCAGATCCGGGCGAGCTCTATTTCTTCTCCTCCGACGGACAGATTTCCTCCGATCCGCCACAACGCGTGGTGAAAACCGATGGCGGGTATGAGATCACGGCCGAGCGCTCGCCCTATGGACCGAAGAACAAGGCGAGCCTGCCAGGCGTGCTCATTTCCTCCACGGGCTTCACGAAGGACGGTGCCAAGTTCGCGACGATCGAGCCGGGAGTGACGGGCGAGGCTTCGGAAAAAGAAGCAGGCGCGGCAGCCGCTCCCCCGAAGTGTGAATGCGAGAAGGAGTGA
- a CDS encoding plastocyanin/azurin family copper-binding protein, giving the protein MRSFLAAAALLSAPAFAQDVVKLELSADDRMVYSKTSFEVTSGQKVSLTFKNTSDKGEKAMKHNVVLLKPGNTIISFAPKCLAAAASGYIPSDKESKDMMVGHIKLLAGGQSGKLNFVAGEPGEYPFFCSSPGHFDKMHGKITVKAK; this is encoded by the coding sequence ATGCGCTCATTCCTCGCTGCCGCCGCCCTCCTTTCCGCCCCCGCATTTGCCCAGGATGTGGTGAAGCTCGAACTCAGCGCGGATGACCGCATGGTTTACAGCAAGACCTCCTTCGAGGTCACCAGCGGTCAGAAAGTTTCCCTGACCTTCAAGAATACCAGCGACAAGGGTGAAAAGGCGATGAAGCACAACGTCGTGCTCCTCAAGCCGGGGAATACGATCATTTCCTTTGCGCCGAAGTGCCTTGCTGCCGCCGCCAGCGGCTACATTCCCTCCGACAAGGAATCGAAGGACATGATGGTCGGCCACATCAAGCTGCTCGCCGGTGGCCAGAGCGGAAAACTGAATTTCGTCGCCGGAGAGCCGGGAGAGTATCCCTTCTTTTGTTCGTCTCCGGGTCACTTCGACAAGATGCACGGAAAGATCACCGTGAAGGCGAAGTGA
- a CDS encoding OmpA family protein, whose protein sequence is MSDSRFPIAFLFGAVALAAGVAVLYVNRSTPEAPPAPPAQVESKPEPETEPKSEPIPATQKESMVDSPKDPEAALANAGVGVAEVNPADLLSKIGTALEAGDFDTLGKLIGRDALDDATRKRLAQMATGEQIKLRKPDTVQEVGELELNNRARWALWLDGAETGRDRIFFDLKQSAGKWSVQSLTLPPAPGDPIPKAVLVDSLGIADAFLQATLRQEFEMAKEFAETSTVSDAKIAGLCILFEEGNYRLRPEKPLRAMFQRPDTAGYLARVVNADGSDAAEFSMVLRQPGNGGHWRVSDVNLDQLLADYARRVAGGDVYYSPLVKNPKGGDTLVLYFGFDEDVLAPRTERQMEIVAQILKTDRDKQLTISGHTDALGTEQYNEQLSARRAGIVKDFLVKTGVREDQIITLARGQSQPRRPNFTESGGDNPEGRRANRRTEIYLDFD, encoded by the coding sequence ATGTCCGATTCCCGCTTTCCCATCGCCTTCCTTTTCGGTGCCGTCGCCTTGGCCGCGGGAGTGGCTGTCCTCTACGTGAACCGCAGCACGCCGGAGGCTCCACCGGCCCCACCGGCGCAGGTGGAGAGCAAGCCGGAGCCCGAAACCGAGCCGAAGTCGGAACCCATCCCGGCCACGCAAAAGGAATCGATGGTCGATAGCCCGAAGGATCCCGAGGCTGCTCTCGCCAATGCCGGCGTCGGCGTCGCCGAAGTAAATCCCGCCGACTTGCTCTCGAAGATCGGGACCGCCCTGGAAGCCGGGGACTTCGACACTCTCGGAAAGCTGATCGGTCGGGATGCCCTTGATGATGCGACCCGCAAGCGTCTCGCCCAGATGGCCACCGGGGAGCAGATCAAGCTTCGCAAGCCGGATACCGTCCAGGAAGTCGGCGAGCTCGAGCTGAACAATCGCGCGCGCTGGGCACTGTGGCTCGATGGCGCGGAGACCGGGCGTGATCGCATTTTCTTCGACCTGAAGCAGAGCGCCGGGAAATGGTCGGTGCAGTCTCTCACGCTGCCCCCTGCGCCCGGCGATCCGATTCCGAAGGCAGTGCTCGTCGATTCGCTCGGCATTGCGGATGCCTTCCTCCAAGCCACGCTCCGCCAAGAGTTCGAGATGGCGAAGGAGTTCGCGGAGACCAGCACCGTTTCGGACGCGAAGATTGCGGGGCTTTGCATCCTTTTCGAAGAGGGCAATTACCGCCTGCGCCCGGAAAAGCCGCTGCGAGCCATGTTCCAGCGGCCCGATACCGCGGGCTATCTCGCCCGGGTGGTGAATGCGGATGGCAGTGACGCCGCGGAGTTCTCGATGGTCCTCCGCCAGCCTGGGAATGGCGGCCATTGGCGTGTCTCCGACGTCAATCTCGACCAGCTTCTGGCCGACTACGCGCGCCGTGTGGCGGGGGGCGATGTCTACTACTCGCCGCTGGTGAAGAACCCGAAGGGTGGAGATACGCTCGTCCTCTACTTCGGCTTCGATGAGGATGTCCTCGCCCCGCGCACCGAGCGCCAGATGGAGATCGTGGCGCAGATCCTGAAGACCGACCGCGACAAACAGCTCACCATTTCCGGCCACACCGATGCCCTCGGCACGGAGCAATACAACGAGCAACTATCCGCCCGCCGCGCCGGCATTGTGAAGGATTTCCTGGTGAAGACCGGAGTGCGGGAAGACCAGATCATTACCCTAGCCCGGGGCCAGTCGCAGCCGCGTCGCCCGAACTTCACCGAATCCGGCGGGGACAATCCCGAGGGGCGCCGCGCCAACCGCCGCACCGAGATCTACCTCGACTTCGATTGA
- a CDS encoding acyl-CoA thioesterase, which translates to MPLPADLHLTTREEVMFFDTDIGGVVHNLAYLRMIETCRTKLAGKMGMDLKSMAETKVFPVVVRTEIDYKRPATLGDALLIRGRLDEMQRARFWCAFEIRRESDDALLITCRQALALVQMPEGRPMRMPKEWQE; encoded by the coding sequence GTGCCACTGCCTGCCGATCTCCATCTGACCACCCGAGAGGAAGTGATGTTCTTCGATACCGATATCGGTGGCGTGGTCCACAACCTGGCCTACTTGCGGATGATCGAAACGTGCCGGACCAAGCTGGCGGGAAAGATGGGAATGGATCTGAAGTCGATGGCTGAGACGAAGGTCTTCCCCGTCGTCGTGCGCACGGAAATCGACTACAAGCGTCCGGCAACCCTGGGTGACGCACTGCTGATCCGCGGTCGGCTGGATGAGATGCAGCGGGCGAGATTCTGGTGCGCCTTTGAGATCCGCAGGGAAAGCGACGATGCCTTGCTCATCACCTGCCGCCAGGCCTTGGCATTGGTGCAGATGCCGGAAGGACGGCCCATGCGGATGCCGAAAGAGTGGCAGGAATGA
- a CDS encoding P-II family nitrogen regulator, giving the protein MKKIEAIIKPFKLEEVKEALAEVGVQGMTVTEVKGFGRQKGHTEIYRGSEYTVDFLPKVKIEIVVDDAQAGSVAEAIVKSANTGKIGDGKVFISTVEEAIRIRTGETGSSAVAVN; this is encoded by the coding sequence ATGAAGAAAATCGAAGCGATTATCAAACCGTTCAAGTTGGAGGAAGTGAAGGAAGCCCTCGCCGAAGTCGGTGTGCAGGGTATGACCGTAACGGAAGTGAAAGGTTTCGGCCGTCAGAAAGGCCACACGGAGATCTATCGCGGCTCCGAATACACCGTTGATTTCCTGCCCAAGGTGAAGATCGAAATTGTCGTGGACGACGCTCAGGCTGGCTCCGTGGCGGAGGCCATCGTGAAGAGCGCCAACACCGGCAAGATTGGTGACGGCAAGGTCTTCATCTCCACCGTGGAAGAAGCCATCCGCATCCGCACCGGCGAGACCGGTTCGTCCGCGGTGGCCGTGAACTGA
- the azu gene encoding azurin: MKKLILTLAAACLVSPAIAQEKKIEITGNDQMQYSTKAIEVTAGEKVSLTFKHIGQLPKTAMGHNVVILKPVDAAKPETALPAFATKAMQAAKSEYIPEDADTKARIVAHTKLIGGGETDTITFTAPTEPGAYPYLCTFPGHFAIMQGVMTVKAK; this comes from the coding sequence ATGAAGAAATTGATTTTGACCCTCGCCGCCGCCTGTCTCGTCTCCCCGGCTATCGCCCAGGAGAAGAAGATTGAGATCACGGGCAATGACCAGATGCAGTACAGCACCAAGGCCATCGAAGTCACCGCGGGTGAGAAGGTCTCCCTGACTTTCAAGCACATCGGCCAGCTGCCGAAGACCGCCATGGGTCACAACGTCGTGATCCTCAAGCCGGTGGACGCTGCCAAGCCGGAAACCGCGCTGCCTGCCTTCGCCACGAAGGCCATGCAGGCTGCCAAGAGCGAGTACATCCCGGAAGATGCGGACACCAAGGCCCGCATCGTCGCGCACACCAAGCTCATCGGCGGTGGCGAGACCGACACCATCACCTTCACCGCTCCGACCGAGCCGGGCGCTTATCCTTACCTCTGCACCTTCCCCGGTCACTTCGCCATCATGCAGGGCGTGATGACCGTGAAGGCCAAGTAA
- a CDS encoding GNAT family N-acetyltransferase: MNAPFQPIADSADHAELLGEIAHLNRRGPLASQGKLDVFLAAAWEIPSVLHEIGRLREISFRAVGEGTGKPLDLDHFDASYLHLFLWDREAGKVAGGYRLGCTDVLLAAGGPTALYTSTLFRFEQPFLDFLKPGLELGRSFVAPEYQKSIHPLALLWRGIGRFVAERPRYARLFGPVSISSDYSAASQDLIVRFLRDRRQDQAMARWVHPYHPYGGLPEESGISSRLQSIEEVSAAVSATEPDKKGVPVLLRQYLKLNATLLEFNVDPDFSDVLDALVLVDLRQAPAAVLTRYMGEDGYRAFCGATMPKVA; this comes from the coding sequence ATGAATGCACCCTTCCAACCCATCGCCGATTCCGCGGACCACGCGGAACTGCTCGGTGAAATCGCCCATTTGAACCGTCGCGGCCCGCTTGCCTCGCAGGGCAAGCTGGACGTCTTCCTCGCTGCGGCTTGGGAGATCCCTTCCGTCCTTCACGAGATCGGCCGGCTCCGTGAGATCTCTTTCCGCGCCGTTGGCGAAGGCACCGGTAAACCGCTCGACCTCGATCACTTCGATGCCAGCTACCTGCATCTGTTTCTCTGGGACCGCGAGGCTGGAAAAGTCGCGGGGGGGTATCGTCTCGGCTGCACTGACGTGTTGCTTGCCGCGGGTGGCCCCACCGCGCTCTACACCTCGACGCTCTTCCGCTTCGAGCAGCCCTTCCTTGATTTCCTGAAGCCCGGTCTTGAGCTGGGCCGTTCCTTCGTGGCCCCGGAATACCAAAAATCGATCCACCCGCTCGCCCTGCTGTGGCGCGGCATCGGTCGTTTCGTGGCGGAGCGCCCCCGCTATGCCCGCCTATTCGGCCCGGTTAGCATATCGAGCGATTACTCCGCGGCTTCGCAGGATCTCATCGTGCGCTTCCTTCGGGATCGCCGGCAGGACCAGGCGATGGCCCGCTGGGTGCATCCTTACCACCCGTACGGAGGCCTGCCCGAGGAAAGCGGGATCAGCTCCCGCCTCCAGTCGATCGAAGAAGTATCCGCCGCGGTCTCGGCCACGGAGCCGGACAAGAAGGGGGTGCCGGTTCTCCTCCGCCAGTATCTCAAGCTAAACGCCACCTTGCTGGAGTTTAACGTCGATCCCGACTTCTCAGATGTGCTCGATGCCCTCGTGTTGGTGGATCTCCGGCAAGCTCCGGCCGCGGTACTGACACGTTACATGGGGGAGGATGGATATCGT
- a CDS encoding trypsin-like peptidase domain-containing protein: protein MQQDIRRLLALAAVFAVAFASVYVVRNGSKGIVELFSGAGSSSGQTYRPEKYTLPDRPPLDLGDVELLARLDAEYSKLTEAVVPSVVSIDTAGVRSELFPDRFGRQRIRSVPTLGQGSGVIVSKEGHVVTNQHVISQQRQIQITLYDGKVYPASLIGQDQQLDIAVLKIEADGVEFRPLKFGDSSQVRRGQIVFAIGNPFGLGETITQGIISAVERSLSDTQRDLFQTDAAINPGNSGGPLVSLQGEIIGINSAIYSSDRLNPGFQGVGFSIPSNDVKDTFSAILERGRPVRGYLGLRMAETRNGVVVGYLAPGGPAEAAGLKEGDFVLSYDGKAITSVSQLITMVQRTRVGQKVPLIIRRGGGEMTLEATIAESQPEVEAPAAQSKTREANEVLLAIGIEARDLTTEERYRGLTGVVVGNVRPGTLAEGRVRPGDLIIGVNQNRVSNTPEFYLYLGSMAAVQTTVLQFFRDGVFMRADLPMLPRKDEEKKDDK from the coding sequence ATGCAACAAGACATCCGACGCTTGTTGGCACTAGCGGCTGTCTTCGCGGTCGCTTTCGCCTCCGTTTACGTGGTGCGCAACGGCTCGAAAGGCATCGTCGAGCTCTTTTCAGGTGCAGGCTCTTCGTCAGGCCAAACCTATCGTCCCGAAAAATACACCCTGCCGGACCGTCCGCCGCTTGATCTTGGCGATGTCGAGCTCCTCGCGCGTCTCGATGCCGAATACTCGAAGCTTACCGAAGCGGTGGTGCCCTCCGTGGTCAGCATCGATACCGCCGGCGTGCGCAGCGAACTTTTCCCCGACCGCTTCGGTCGCCAGCGCATCCGTTCGGTCCCGACACTGGGACAGGGCTCCGGAGTGATCGTGAGCAAGGAAGGCCACGTGGTGACAAACCAGCACGTGATTTCCCAGCAGCGCCAGATCCAGATCACCCTCTACGATGGCAAGGTTTATCCCGCCTCGCTCATCGGCCAGGACCAACAGCTCGACATCGCGGTGCTTAAGATCGAGGCCGATGGCGTGGAATTCCGCCCGCTGAAGTTCGGGGATTCTTCCCAGGTGCGGCGCGGCCAGATTGTCTTTGCGATCGGCAATCCCTTCGGCCTCGGTGAAACGATTACCCAAGGCATCATCTCCGCCGTCGAGCGATCACTCTCCGATACCCAGCGGGATCTCTTCCAGACGGATGCTGCGATCAACCCTGGTAACTCCGGCGGTCCCTTGGTCAGCCTGCAGGGCGAGATCATCGGCATCAACTCCGCCATCTACAGTTCGGACCGCTTGAATCCCGGTTTCCAAGGCGTGGGCTTCTCGATCCCTTCGAACGACGTGAAGGATACCTTCTCCGCGATTCTTGAGCGCGGTCGGCCGGTCCGCGGCTACTTGGGACTGCGCATGGCAGAGACGCGGAATGGCGTGGTTGTCGGCTACCTCGCTCCCGGCGGCCCTGCGGAGGCGGCAGGTCTCAAGGAGGGTGACTTTGTGCTCTCTTACGATGGCAAGGCGATCACCAGCGTCAGCCAGTTGATCACCATGGTGCAGCGCACCCGCGTCGGCCAGAAGGTCCCCTTGATCATCCGCCGTGGTGGCGGGGAAATGACCTTGGAGGCCACGATTGCCGAGAGCCAACCGGAGGTCGAAGCACCTGCCGCACAGAGCAAGACCCGTGAGGCGAATGAGGTGCTTCTGGCCATCGGCATTGAAGCCCGTGATCTCACCACGGAAGAGCGCTACCGCGGCCTCACCGGCGTGGTGGTGGGGAACGTTCGCCCGGGGACCTTGGCAGAAGGTCGGGTCCGGCCGGGCGACCTGATCATCGGCGTGAACCAGAACCGCGTCTCGAACACGCCGGAGTTTTACCTCTACCTCGGCTCCATGGCCGCGGTGCAGACCACCGTGCTGCAGTTTTTCCGGGACGGTGTTTTCATGCGGGCGGATCTGCCCATGCTTCCGCGCAAGGACGAGGAGAAGAAAGACGACAAGTGA
- a CDS encoding 1-acyl-sn-glycerol-3-phosphate acyltransferase has product MAPDREPFDLRSALPFLEGEGWRGKLRRALDEILGLRRVRTCFDEATRLETEPFAAAVQAFGLSVEAQDFDLIPAAGPVVVMANHPFGGADALTLGALCMARRPDTLLMANEMAAALPVLGESMLPLSILGDEGSARKNAPSLRRSLEHLRKGGLLAVFPSGEVANWKGSAVEEGSWSPHIAALAAKCGAQVVLVRYFGKAPAWFHLAGGIHPMVRTALLPRVLLAMRGSTVECRARRALLDGLDPQEAAASLRGQALAIED; this is encoded by the coding sequence GTGGCACCGGACCGCGAACCTTTCGACCTGCGTTCGGCCCTTCCTTTCCTCGAAGGAGAGGGCTGGCGCGGGAAGCTACGGCGGGCCTTGGATGAAATCCTCGGCCTGCGCCGGGTCCGCACCTGCTTCGATGAGGCTACCCGTCTGGAGACCGAGCCTTTCGCAGCGGCGGTCCAAGCCTTTGGCCTTTCGGTGGAGGCGCAGGACTTCGATCTGATCCCTGCCGCCGGTCCGGTGGTGGTCATGGCGAATCATCCCTTCGGCGGTGCCGATGCGCTGACGCTTGGTGCCCTGTGCATGGCACGTCGGCCGGACACCCTGCTAATGGCGAATGAAATGGCGGCTGCGCTCCCCGTGCTGGGCGAGTCGATGTTGCCGCTTTCTATCCTCGGCGATGAAGGTTCTGCGCGGAAGAACGCACCTTCCCTGCGGCGCTCCCTGGAGCATTTGCGAAAGGGGGGCCTGCTCGCCGTCTTTCCTTCCGGAGAAGTGGCGAACTGGAAAGGCAGTGCCGTCGAGGAAGGCTCATGGTCGCCCCACATCGCGGCGCTTGCCGCCAAGTGCGGTGCGCAGGTGGTGCTCGTTCGCTATTTCGGGAAAGCCCCGGCGTGGTTTCATCTGGCCGGTGGAATTCATCCGATGGTGCGCACCGCCTTGCTCCCCCGTGTCCTTCTTGCCATGCGCGGCAGTACGGTGGAGTGCAGGGCTCGCCGCGCGCTTCTCGATGGCTTGGATCCCCAGGAAGCCGCCGCCTCTCTTCGCGGGCAAGCCCTTGCGATCGAGGACTAG
- the queA gene encoding tRNA preQ1(34) S-adenosylmethionine ribosyltransferase-isomerase QueA, with amino-acid sequence MRTSDFHYELPEELIASRPLEERAASRMMVVHRDTGKIEHRMFRDFPGYLHPDDLLMLNDTRVIPARVFSDDGKIELLCLDRLSPTEWRSLVRPGKKMRPGKTVSVGGTTGTVVDVFENGDRLIRWDSPVDLNQHGHLALPHYMKREDELSDRERYQTVFAKEEGAIAAPTAGLHFTPEMLAALPHDFLTLHVGVGTFRPVQVDTPEEHVMHSERYLLKEATAQRINKAGRVVAVGTTVTRVLEHLGKQMPGGGKRLEETSQQGETDIFIYPPYEFRVIGGLLTNFHLPESTLIMLVSAFAGRELVMEAYREAVRERYRFYSYGDCMLLV; translated from the coding sequence TTGCGCACGAGCGACTTCCACTACGAGCTGCCGGAGGAGCTGATCGCCTCCCGGCCTCTGGAGGAGCGTGCAGCCTCCCGGATGATGGTGGTCCACCGTGACACGGGAAAGATCGAGCACCGGATGTTCCGGGACTTCCCCGGCTATCTACATCCGGACGATCTGCTCATGCTGAATGATACCCGGGTGATCCCGGCGCGGGTTTTCTCCGATGACGGGAAGATCGAGCTGCTCTGCCTGGACCGGCTTTCCCCGACCGAATGGCGCAGCCTAGTGCGGCCGGGCAAGAAGATGCGGCCCGGCAAGACCGTGAGTGTCGGCGGAACTACGGGAACCGTCGTAGATGTCTTCGAGAACGGCGATCGCCTGATCCGTTGGGACTCTCCCGTCGATCTGAATCAGCACGGTCATCTCGCGCTCCCTCACTACATGAAACGGGAGGACGAGCTGTCTGATCGCGAGCGCTACCAGACCGTCTTCGCAAAGGAAGAAGGTGCCATCGCCGCACCCACCGCCGGCCTGCATTTCACGCCGGAAATGCTGGCAGCGCTACCTCATGATTTCCTCACCCTGCACGTGGGCGTGGGCACCTTCCGCCCCGTACAGGTAGATACACCGGAAGAGCACGTGATGCATTCCGAGCGCTACTTGCTAAAGGAGGCTACGGCACAACGCATCAATAAGGCCGGGCGCGTGGTGGCAGTAGGCACCACCGTCACGCGGGTGCTGGAGCACCTCGGAAAGCAGATGCCCGGAGGCGGCAAGCGCCTGGAGGAAACGAGCCAGCAAGGAGAGACGGATATCTTCATCTACCCCCCCTATGAGTTCCGCGTGATCGGCGGGCTGCTCACGAATTTCCACCTGCCGGAAAGCACCCTGATCATGCTGGTAAGCGCCTTCGCCGGGCGGGAGCTGGTCATGGAGGCGTATCGCGAAGCGGTGCGTGAGCGTTATCGCTTCTACAGCTACGGTGACTGTATGCTGCTGGTCTGA
- the mscL gene encoding large conductance mechanosensitive channel protein MscL has product MIKEFRDFILKGNMLDLAVGVIIGASFGKVITEFTGVILKTITSFTPSTEVGAVMIGKVDIGPLINALISLLIVGFALFLVVKAYTTAKKRFEAPVVSGPPEIAADVKLLAEIRDLLKEQQGKA; this is encoded by the coding sequence ATGATCAAAGAATTCAGAGACTTCATTCTCAAGGGCAACATGCTGGATCTTGCCGTCGGTGTCATCATCGGTGCGTCCTTCGGCAAGGTGATCACCGAGTTCACCGGAGTGATTTTGAAGACGATCACTTCCTTCACTCCCAGTACCGAGGTCGGTGCGGTCATGATCGGGAAAGTGGACATAGGTCCGCTCATCAATGCGTTGATCAGCCTTCTGATCGTCGGCTTTGCCCTCTTCCTCGTGGTGAAGGCCTACACCACCGCGAAGAAGCGCTTCGAGGCCCCCGTGGTTTCCGGTCCGCCGGAGATTGCTGCGGACGTGAAGCTACTCGCGGAGATCCGCGACCTGTTGAAAGAGCAACAAGGAAAGGCTTGA
- a CDS encoding AAA family ATPase: MLRSLDIRGYRSLREFRLRPGRVTVITGQNGVGKSNFYRALALLQRMADGRLAEAIALEGGMPSLMWAGRRRKDEPHRVRWELEHEDFTFEMECGLPAIAPGAPPQFMTKFRTDPDIKMETLRFGGEKGRLMAKRKGPAVELRTPDGKMEHSPLPFHAPESMLSEVRDGLRFPALTATREILLGWRFYHQFRTDPDSSMRRPRVGAWSSVLAHDGSNLAANLQSIREAGYAEIIDKTVEEAFPGADWRCVDDNGGFQLQLRRPDLKRWLDAAELSDGTLRFFCLAAALRTPKPPPLLVLNEPETSLHPGLLSPLADLIAKVPKETQIIIVTHSQALADAISEKCDAKVIELIHHEDETRRAEEGGAKRAWTFEG; this comes from the coding sequence GTGCTCCGTTCCCTCGATATCCGCGGCTATCGCTCGCTCCGGGAATTCCGCCTGAGGCCCGGTCGCGTCACCGTGATCACCGGGCAGAATGGTGTGGGGAAATCGAATTTCTACCGGGCCCTCGCGCTCCTGCAGCGGATGGCAGACGGCCGCCTCGCGGAGGCCATCGCGCTGGAGGGAGGTATGCCGAGCCTGATGTGGGCTGGGCGGCGACGGAAGGACGAGCCGCATCGGGTGCGCTGGGAACTGGAGCATGAGGACTTCACCTTCGAGATGGAGTGCGGGCTTCCTGCGATAGCGCCGGGTGCCCCGCCGCAGTTCATGACGAAGTTCCGGACGGACCCCGATATCAAGATGGAGACGCTCCGCTTTGGCGGCGAAAAAGGCCGTCTCATGGCGAAACGGAAAGGCCCGGCGGTCGAGCTGCGTACCCCGGATGGGAAAATGGAGCATTCTCCGCTGCCCTTTCACGCCCCGGAGTCGATGCTCTCCGAAGTCCGGGATGGCCTGCGCTTTCCGGCACTCACGGCCACGCGGGAGATCCTTCTCGGCTGGCGCTTTTATCATCAATTTCGCACCGATCCCGATTCGTCGATGCGCAGGCCGCGCGTCGGCGCATGGTCGTCCGTGTTGGCTCACGACGGCTCGAACCTTGCCGCTAATCTCCAGAGCATCCGCGAGGCAGGCTATGCCGAGATCATCGATAAGACAGTAGAGGAGGCTTTTCCGGGGGCCGACTGGCGCTGCGTCGATGACAACGGCGGCTTCCAGCTCCAGCTTCGCCGTCCGGATCTCAAGCGCTGGCTCGATGCCGCGGAGCTTTCGGATGGCACCCTGCGTTTCTTCTGCCTTGCTGCGGCGCTGCGCACGCCCAAGCCGCCGCCGCTGCTGGTCCTGAATGAGCCGGAGACCAGCCTTCACCCCGGCCTGCTGTCGCCCTTGGCGGACCTGATCGCGAAGGTGCCGAAGGAAACCCAGATCATCATCGTCACCCACTCCCAAGCGCTCGCCGACGCGATTTCCGAGAAATGCGACGCAAAGGTGATCGAACTCATCCACCACGAAGACGAAACGCGGCGGGCAGAGGAGGGCGGCGCGAAACGGGCTTGGACCTTCGAAGGCTAA